The Branchiostoma lanceolatum isolate klBraLanc5 chromosome 3, klBraLanc5.hap2, whole genome shotgun sequence DNA segment CCATATTCGGCAACCTCACCGTCTACCTCAACTCAACGGACAACACCCTTCGCTTTCAAGTCGGCCTGATCGGCCATGGGATAGTTTTCCCGCTAAGCTCTGGTAACAGGTTACTTCTTGAAGGGTCCGCGAGCCTTTCCTATCCCGTTGTTGCTTATTTCGAGGAAGCGCGAGGGGTCGTCAACCGCTTGGTGATACCGATCGGAGATCCGGAGCCTCCGGTGGTGTTTGTGCGAGGCCTGAAGCTTACGGATGCGGAGGAGAAACCAACAGAGGCCGCGGGATGTAACGATACACCAAGTATTGGCTCTGGTGCTGAAGCTAAGGATTCTGAAATGTGGTCCTATCGTCTGTGGCTTGGGGTCGCCGTTCTAGTTTTTTCCTTCATTTAGATACGTTAAAGGCAAGTAATATTAGCGCTATCATAATATTACaaattataaaggcctgcacctCTTTTATCTAATATATGCAAAGTCCCGGTAAGAGTTGTTAACATGCAGAATGAATTCAAGCTTAAGCTTTACTTGAAGTAGGTACGCAACAAATATACAATCAAGACTTGATTTTATGTAAGttatattgaaatatatatatacatgtacatatatatacaactctatgcagaAGCGAGACAttattttacattcctgacacagaatactatctTCGTCactattacattgtatactatttTAGCCATTGGAATTCACATTATCAGATCGACATGTTATTCATGTTGTAGATGAGTTCTTTGAAAATGTTAAATATTAgtaatagtcgattgttatgtatctacgaATTTCCATACATTGTGCTCATGAcatttgttgcgcaataaaaTTCTAAAGTtctaatatatgtatatatatatatatatagagagagagagagagagagagagagagagagaaagagtgaGATAATAATAGAatatatcataatgatatcatTTCTTATGTAATATGATActaatgataatacatgtatgtgatgaaATATAAAAGTATTATCAtaacggtaaggaaaatgtgtaagacgaatatcacttcttAATTGTATGCCCAACATATAATGATGAAACATCTacgacaaatgtaacattacctcagtCGAAAAGAGAGGCGTttcgtgtacttatgtcatgcgcCGACACAGTATCTAGGTCAATATATCTATACACCTATGCTaaaaagaatccgtgaaatagtGACTTaattgtataagacattcaactcctcatcatgtaatttGCATGTACGACTTCTCAATATACCTCCTGTTGATACTATTGATACCGTGGACAACATCATTTAGCCTAGCCTGTACTTCCTGTACTTCGTACTAGATTAGTAGCCAGTAgcattttgccttacattgcaCCTATAGCtattacaattgttgtgcaataaacctgGACTTGACTTGGACCATGATCTGCTTCTCTTCTCTTGTGGGGTCTGGATGATAGAAACAGGAGAGTGAGATACATTTCAATACAGAGCTGAaacattgattaaaaaaaaccgTCGACAGCCTGATATCTAGATATGGTATCTATTGTGTCCATATAAAGATCCGCGTTTCCAGGATTACTTACCATCTGCCATCCTTGGCTGGCTGGGGCCAGATTTGTCTGCTTCCTAATGTGTTTTCGTTAGTGATTTAACGAGTTAGTAGTAATCACAAGTAGTGTTTTGGCATCTTTTACTAATACTAACTTAGTAAGCGTGCTAAATAATCAGATCTTTCTAACGGACCCGGTGCTGCTTCCCTAGAGAACAACACAAATACGAGCGCGAGATTTAGCATCACTATGCCGCAGTAAAAACATTCATCAATGAATTATACATTGAATGTCTGTTGTCAGAAACTGAAAAACCAGTACATTTATACTTGTGCTGGCGATGGCGGTTCTTCACACGGAAGGGAAATGCATTGTTTTgctccgtttttttttttctccaaacaaataaggtcaatgaccttgaccagacggctgtcaccatggtttgTTACGTAGCAGGTGTTTGATCTTATGCTGCAGCAAAGTCTCTGGCTGGccgaggtcaatgacctcgaGCTCGGCGCGGTAATACtccggccggccgctaggagcgcgattacTAAGTAGTCCGGCTATGGTTTGACGGTGCCCTGGGTACGAGATCATCCCGTCCTGACGATGACCCTTGACCTCTAGCTGTTGGACGAGTGAGGGACAAGTATATTTTTGTTAGGCCTGTACAAGTATATTGTGGAATTAGAGTATCTTTTATCACGGTGAAACGTGGTTAGCGTTTGTTGCCATTCTCGCTTACCTGTTACGCAGATTaaggtgagtttttttttgtgtgtttttgtagttTTGCGGTATATTTTGTTGGACGACCACAAGTATGAtcgtggtgggaggggggcgcggcCTGTATGttaaaaaccaaggaggttaaaataggatatatggctgatatattgggcattcgctaaaaagccatttttgctgggcattcgctaaaaagccaggtaagaatcttcaagttggctttatttaacttcggatcgatggattgacttgaaactcaggattaattaatgggagcacaaactgaacatattccgagcaaaaaaattagattcgtgcagcgcggacttcgccagagtgggcgtttgtgggcatttgctaaaaagccgatgcgcgtggaatgccctgcctggcacggtagtgacggctcccaccgttgagtcattccatgccaggctggaggcctgtccTCACTTAAGGTGTTCATTTCCCTGCatcagcagaaaacagtggactactactaatTGAGTGTGTAAGAGTTTTGCTATAAAAATTCAAATGTGTTTGTTCTTTCAATGTAATTCCATAGGATACAAGATGGCAGACTGCAGCAGTGACCCAGGTGCTAGGCTCTCACAGCGTAGCTGTCCCCTCTGCAAGTTCACCACAACCAACCAACAGGAACTGGAGTCCCACATGTTCACACATGTCAACCCCATATTCTGTGATGAGTGCGGCTACAAGACACTGACCCACAGCGCAATGgccaaacatatgagaaaacataccgACGAGAAAGCAGATGGTAATAAGCGTGGTGCGGATGTCTCAAAGCATAGCTGTCCTCTCTGCACGTTCACTGCAACGAACAAAAGAGAGCTTGAGTCACACATGTTTTCACACGCTTATCCACTCATCTGTGATCAGTGTGGCTTCAGAGCACTGAGCAAGACCACAATGGGAAAACATTATAGGGAGACCCACAAGGTTAACGGCGCTGAGAAACTATctgctagtactagtactagcacAGAGATGTCTGACTCTGAGTACAGTTGCTCTCTCTGTGAGTTCACCACAGCAGACCTAGAAGAGTGGAAGTCCCATAGGGTCATACATGTGACGTACTCGGGcgaacccttcatgtgtggggagtgcagcTACAGGACAGACTCCATGTTCACACTGCAGATGCACATGAAAAGTCACGTGAATAAGATGGGTACGGGGTGTACACTGGTGTATGAGCCCAGTCAGGACATGTTGGCCACCAGCAGTGAGCCCAGTCAGAGCAAGATGGCTGCCAAAAGTACGCCcagacagagaaagagaaaggtcaagaacccattgtctcccgagatgacatcactgatgtcctcgttcaaggttcaaggttcaaggtttaagatggttgcCAAAagtcaggacaagatggccACCTACAGTGAGCCCAGTCAGGGTAAGATGGCCGccaacagtgagcccagtcaATACAATATGGCCACCAATAGTGGGCCcagtcaggacaagatggccaccaacagtgggCCCAGTCaagacaagatggccgccaacagtgagcccagtgaagacaagatggccaccaatAGTGGGCCCAGTCAGGACgagatggccaccaacagtgggcccagtcaggacaagatggccaccaacagtgggCCCAGTCaagacaagatggccgccaacagtgagcccagtgaagacaagatggccaccaatAGTGGGCCCAGTCAGGACgagatggccaccaacagtgagcccagtcaagacaagatggctgccaacagtgagcccagtcaagacaagatggccgccaacagtgagcccagtgaagacaagatggccaccaacagtgagcccagtcagGAAGAGATGGTCACCAACAGTAAGCGGAGAGAGAACATGTCCATACACGTGACTTACATATGTAAGCCCtttatgtgtggggagtgcaggTACAGAGCAGACTCCCTTTATGCCCTGCAAATGCACATGGAAACTCATGTAAATGAAATGACTACGGTCTGTGAAGAGTTGAACAGCTATAATGGGCAAGACAGTGGGCCAagtcaggacaagatggccaccaacagtgagcccagtcaAGACAtgatggccaccaacagtgagcCTAGTCAGGATGATCATATGGAAACGTACACAAATGTTGTTTGCGAACAGGATGGCTACAGCCAGCAGGATGAGAGCAAAATGAACGTTGTGACTGCTGCTAGTGCGAAACCTTTGAAGTGTAAAGAATGTGACTTCAGCACTTCTGTCAAACACGTACTGAAGAAACACATGTCGTGTCACACATTGCCCTTCATGTGCGGAGTGTGCGGCCACAGGGCGGTTTCCAAGCCACAGATAGACACCCACATGAGAACCCACACGGGCGAGAAGCCCTTTCTCTGCGGAAAATGCGGGTACAACGCAGCCGACAAGAAACGGCTGGCCAAACACATGAAAATTCACACCGAAGGAAACTTTACATGTGGGACGTGCAAGTACACAACAACTCTCATGGGAGATTTCAACCAACACCTCAGAACGCACTGGGGCGAGAGAACGATATTGAAGTGTGATGAATGTGGTTTCGAGACACCGTTTAAGGGTGCGCTGACCAACCATATGAAGATTCACATCGGTCAGAAACGACTTTGGGAAAATCCCTACGCCTGTGACCAATGTGACTACAGAACTAGTCGCAAAAGTGACTTTGAAAGGCACCTGAAGACCCACACGGTTGAGAGACCATTGTTAATGTGTAGTGTATGTGGCTTAAAAACGCCCAATAAGGGAGCGATGGCCATTCATATGAAGATACACTTCTGTGAGGATTGTAGACATTAGGGGGCTGGAAAGTAGTATTTGgaaagttttaattttttttgctatCAAAAGAAATATTAAATACATTGTAATACAAATCAATGGACCAAAACAAAGTGACGGTGGACTCCAGTTGAACACAACTTATATTCTCTAGAAAATACAATATTTGACAAGACACTACAAATTGTGAATAGTAAATGAACAAATACCTAGTTTGAACCTGAGTCAAAGTCAAAAAGTGTCGTTCTGAGGTTCAACATTCCAGTCTCTAACTGTCTCTTGGCATCATGTTGGCATGATACtattcagtgttctcgccaggccttttcagcataggggccccctatgctgtgatttggaccccctatgctgtgtttcaaccagcataggggtgtttctttctgggacaaaccttgtgacccttcataaatcttataaaaagttcatatttggctttagaatgaggctgtgacagaggaaaaactctacttcacaaaatttatccctcaaaatgcatgagtcatgaatttacaaattttccgggggaacatggccgactccctactctggtcatgtcttcagcactccacgcgtgactagcaccgcgtaaagttggccttctgtacctgacccctatactgtgaaaaaattctggtgagaacactgctatTAATAGTTAGGGTGtttgccccagaacccagaaatCCTGGCTTTACAATTACATGCCACCtatatgttgtgcccttaggaaaggcactccTCACTCTACCCTGGTGTAAAAGtcggtacctgacttcggttatgGAGGTTAAAGGCAGTGGAACCAAAAGGAGTTGGATGGGCTTCGCCTTACAATAAATAccctgccctagacacagtagataacaacccactgccccatCGGCCTGAAAAAGACTGTGTCCTTTTTGCCGAAGggtcatacattttttttaaaacattgcaACACAGGATACAGGATGACTGGGGAACTCACTCACAGTGCAAAGCGACATGACAGACCAAACTATAAGAGGACTCACACTTTAGATATGATTATCTACATGTCTGTGACAGAACAGCTTTATCTGATATAATTTGTACTGGGTACCTCCACCAACCACATGAGGATTCACCCTATGGACAAGCCTCCTGCGAGTAGGGAATACGAATTTAGGGCAAACTGGAAGAAAGTTTATGAAAAATCAGACAAGGAAattaacatcactatgtatagctTGACAAAGAATGTAGTTCCAGGAT contains these protein-coding regions:
- the LOC136429672 gene encoding zinc finger protein 37-like, which codes for MADCSSDPGARLSQRSCPLCKFTTTNQQELESHMFTHVNPIFCDECGYKTLTHSAMAKHMRKHTDEKADGNKRGADVSKHSCPLCTFTATNKRELESHMFSHAYPLICDQCGFRALSKTTMGKHYRETHKVNGAEKLSASTSTSTEMSDSEYSCSLCEFTTADLEEWKSHRVIHVTYSGEPFMCGECSYRTDSMFTLQMHMKSHVNKMGTGCTLVYEPSQDMLATSSEPSQSKMAAKSTPRQRKRKVKNPLSPEMTSLMSSFKVQGSRFKMVAKSQDKMATYSEPSQGKMAANSEPSQYNMATNSGPSQDKMATNSGPSQDKMAANSEPSEDKMATNSGPSQDEMATNSGPSQDKMATNSGPSQDKMAANSEPSEDKMATNSGPSQDEMATNSEPSQDKMAANSEPSQDKMAANSEPSEDKMATNSEPSQEEMVTNSKRRENMSIHVTYICKPFMCGECRYRADSLYALQMHMETHVNEMTTVCEELNSYNGQDSGPSQDKMATNSEPSQDMMATNSEPSQDDHMETYTNVVCEQDGYSQQDESKMNVVTAASAKPLKCKECDFSTSVKHVLKKHMSCHTLPFMCGVCGHRAVSKPQIDTHMRTHTGEKPFLCGKCGYNAADKKRLAKHMKIHTEGNFTCGTCKYTTTLMGDFNQHLRTHWGERTILKCDECGFETPFKGALTNHMKIHIGQKRLWENPYACDQCDYRTSRKSDFERHLKTHTVERPLLMCSVCGLKTPNKGAMAIHMKIHFCEDCRH
- the LOC136429190 gene encoding uncharacterized protein → MSLYPDESAAVFTGMNGQEWWNFPDIHNILHYGVADMLLGLDPWLNTTTACSYPQPWAKDLKTNNDANMPPTPSREVPREKRDIRDFEGKFGNAIFGNLTVYLNSTDNTLRFQVGLIGHGIVFPLSSGNRLLLEGSASLSYPVVAYFEEARGVVNRLVIPIGDPEPPVVFVRGLKLTDAEEKPTEAAGCNDTPSIGSGAEAKDSEMWSYRLWLGVAVLVFSFI